In Edaphobacter paludis, a single window of DNA contains:
- a CDS encoding CAP domain-containing protein codes for MLAAAALILLITTPALHAQSIFNTPPNVAEQFLLAAANRDRAARGLQQLHLDPTLTQAACAHAQEMASHRDISHQFPGEPKLSERGANAGARFSLISENVAEAPIATMIHDLWMQSEGHRENLLDPSVDAVGIAVIMRDDEYYAVEDFAESVQSLSFNAQESAVASLLAKSGMQIANGKIMSEKDARHTCRMSTGYVGPRQPWYIMRYTAHSVTELPAVLRARLTSGKYHQAVVGACAESTSVPFAFYNIAVLLYP; via the coding sequence ATGCTGGCTGCCGCGGCCTTGATTTTGTTGATAACGACTCCGGCTTTGCATGCGCAGAGTATCTTCAACACTCCTCCCAATGTTGCTGAACAGTTTCTCCTCGCTGCCGCCAATCGGGACCGCGCAGCCCGTGGCTTGCAGCAACTTCATCTCGACCCCACCCTAACGCAGGCCGCGTGTGCTCACGCCCAAGAGATGGCGTCCCATCGCGATATCTCCCACCAGTTTCCCGGCGAACCTAAATTGTCTGAACGGGGGGCGAACGCTGGCGCACGATTCAGCCTTATTTCAGAAAATGTAGCCGAAGCTCCGATTGCGACAATGATTCACGACCTCTGGATGCAATCCGAGGGTCACCGGGAAAATCTTCTCGATCCCAGCGTAGACGCTGTCGGCATCGCAGTCATTATGCGCGACGATGAGTATTACGCGGTGGAAGATTTTGCCGAATCGGTGCAGTCGCTCAGCTTCAACGCGCAAGAGTCTGCAGTCGCCAGCCTCCTCGCAAAATCCGGCATGCAGATAGCAAATGGCAAGATCATGAGCGAGAAGGACGCCCGTCATACCTGCCGCATGTCCACTGGTTATGTGGGTCCGCGCCAACCGTGGTACATCATGCGCTATACGGCCCACAGTGTCACCGAACTCCCCGCAGTACTACGGGCTCGGCTAACCTCGGGCAAGTACCACCAGGCAGTTGTGGGAGCCTGTGCTGAAAGTACCTCCGTTCCTTTTGCGTTCTACAATATAGCTGTTCTTCTCTACCCCTAA
- a CDS encoding FGGY-family carbohydrate kinase: protein MALHPADTRASIAVDLGAESCRVSLLQWIDGMAAITLVHRFANAPREVNGGLRWDLAMIEAGLDEGLRRCAAIAVEGVRSIAVDGWAVDYVRLDAEGVPLADPFCYRDERTLEAEQSLYRRISPEKLRELTGVQLLRINTLYQLYADTLQGRPAGSQWLNLPEYILSRWGGARVAEHTNATHTGMVELYQRQWCREIFSAAQLDLASAPKIVPPGTEVGKLSGPLAELPAFRDTVLIAPACHDTASAIAGIPATGNDWAYISSGTWSLVGTLLEQPCNGKEPAAENFTNLGAVGGRTCFHKNVNGMWLIKQCIDQWTADGRLWSVPELVAVAEAAAKPHGMLDVDEPDLMLAGRMPKRINAQRLRKGFEPLDENPESAPAFASLIFHSLAARYATVLERVALHSGKKLKRLFIVGGASQNGFLNRLTEQATGLELFRGSAESSTVGNFAVQMAALEGSRDPITGVYAEQVSRWAALFVAALEQV from the coding sequence ATGGCGTTGCACCCTGCGGATACGCGGGCATCGATTGCAGTCGACCTGGGAGCGGAGAGTTGCCGGGTCTCGCTGCTGCAATGGATCGACGGCATGGCAGCTATTACGTTGGTACACCGTTTTGCCAATGCTCCGCGTGAAGTCAATGGTGGCTTACGATGGGACCTTGCCATGATCGAGGCGGGCCTCGACGAAGGCTTGCGGCGGTGCGCGGCGATTGCCGTGGAAGGCGTTCGCTCGATCGCTGTCGATGGATGGGCGGTTGATTATGTTCGGCTCGACGCCGAAGGAGTGCCGCTGGCCGATCCTTTCTGCTATCGCGATGAGCGCACGTTGGAGGCCGAGCAATCGCTGTATCGTAGGATCAGCCCGGAGAAGCTGCGCGAGCTGACCGGCGTCCAACTGCTTCGGATCAATACGCTCTATCAGCTTTACGCAGATACCCTACAGGGACGACCAGCGGGAAGCCAATGGCTCAACCTGCCCGAGTACATTCTCTCCCGCTGGGGCGGTGCACGTGTGGCGGAGCATACGAACGCCACCCACACTGGGATGGTGGAGTTGTATCAAAGACAGTGGTGTCGAGAGATCTTCAGCGCGGCGCAGCTCGATCTGGCCAGCGCACCGAAGATCGTTCCTCCGGGCACCGAGGTCGGTAAGTTGAGCGGTCCGTTGGCGGAGCTACCCGCCTTTCGCGATACTGTTTTAATTGCACCGGCGTGTCACGATACCGCTTCTGCGATTGCAGGGATTCCGGCAACGGGAAACGATTGGGCCTACATCAGCTCCGGCACCTGGTCGCTGGTGGGAACGCTGCTGGAGCAGCCGTGCAACGGCAAGGAACCCGCCGCCGAAAACTTCACCAATCTTGGCGCGGTGGGCGGCAGGACCTGTTTTCACAAGAACGTGAACGGCATGTGGCTGATCAAACAATGTATCGATCAGTGGACGGCTGACGGGCGCCTGTGGAGCGTGCCCGAACTGGTGGCCGTGGCCGAGGCTGCTGCCAAGCCACATGGCATGCTCGATGTCGATGAGCCGGACCTGATGTTGGCCGGACGGATGCCGAAACGCATCAACGCCCAGCGCCTGCGCAAGGGCTTCGAGCCTCTGGACGAGAATCCTGAAAGTGCTCCCGCATTTGCCAGTTTGATCTTCCACAGCCTGGCTGCTCGCTATGCGACGGTGCTCGAACGCGTCGCGCTGCATAGCGGCAAGAAGCTGAAGCGGCTATTCATTGTCGGCGGCGCGAGCCAGAATGGATTTCTCAATCGGCTGACCGAGCAGGCCACCGGCCTCGAACTGTTTCGTGGCTCCGCCGAAAGCTCGACCGTGGGAAATTTCGCGGTGCAGATGGCGGCTCTCGAAGGCAGCCGCGATCCTATCACCGGCGTTTATGCAGAACAGGTCTCCCGCTGGGCAGCATTGTTTGTCGCTGCGCTGGAGCAGGTGTAA
- a CDS encoding winged helix-turn-helix domain-containing protein, translating into MLDNDMGQGGNTEYRFGPYTLEPAQRRISGDGPSRIELTAKAFDLLVLLVSRSGQLVTKDEILDTIWQDVSIAESNITTTISMIRRALREDSEHQYIETVPKKGYRFTTPVTSEVTGARPTEEPSQPATVPVAPPERVFWQRSFKLGLVTLALLLVGVGLWFWQSSRVPAYETLLRNAIQIEAAGDDKLALASLDEALKLNPGSNEALLRAAWLCYEADNDDQATPYLTRMGKSETPSPDIAKAKETRLMGEGLTMLLAGDADGALSKFDVALGFAPNDTDALFHIAEVATANDNFDKADQALQKCFKVDDRNPFCGYQRIETLTYEGHYDLAIKEYARLIQEGSKYPWLDAAVGDAELAMGDTASALRRFNALAVSSHTLASAVHFRASQDGIATVDAYQGKRSDAHVQLKSALETASSGYSKAAYFLLMAKINILYGHKAEGKDDLLNVPSLSHSGELAISLARTFAMADDFVAARTVLHEHSEDAATLGQSFPAAEQFVNGLEALQRHETEESVAQLANSNRMDSSPETAYFMAQAEMEQGDWQGASDSLNDLLSDRGAVIIDGPAALIPLAEYDLSICYRRLGRDADAESHLASVLSMWNKADPDIKARVISSKGDPAAFHH; encoded by the coding sequence TTGCTGGACAATGACATGGGGCAGGGCGGCAACACGGAGTACAGGTTCGGACCTTACACTCTGGAACCGGCGCAGAGACGAATTTCTGGCGACGGCCCCTCGCGTATCGAATTGACTGCCAAGGCTTTCGATCTGCTTGTGCTGCTCGTCAGCAGGAGCGGACAACTCGTGACCAAGGACGAAATCCTGGACACAATTTGGCAGGATGTCAGCATCGCGGAATCAAACATTACAACCACGATCTCGATGATCCGCAGAGCGCTTCGAGAAGACTCTGAGCACCAGTACATCGAAACCGTCCCGAAAAAGGGCTACCGCTTCACAACTCCGGTCACTTCGGAAGTCACCGGAGCACGGCCCACAGAGGAGCCTTCCCAGCCCGCTACGGTGCCAGTTGCTCCCCCCGAGCGCGTCTTTTGGCAGCGGTCTTTCAAGCTCGGGCTCGTTACGCTGGCTTTACTTCTCGTCGGCGTTGGTCTCTGGTTTTGGCAGTCGTCTCGGGTGCCCGCATACGAAACCCTACTGCGGAATGCCATCCAGATTGAAGCCGCAGGCGACGACAAGCTCGCGTTGGCAAGCTTGGATGAGGCTCTGAAGCTCAATCCCGGTTCCAACGAGGCTCTTCTGCGAGCTGCCTGGCTGTGTTATGAAGCCGACAATGATGACCAAGCCACCCCCTACTTAACCCGAATGGGAAAGTCGGAAACTCCCTCACCCGACATCGCGAAGGCCAAGGAGACCCGTTTGATGGGGGAGGGTCTGACAATGCTTCTCGCGGGTGACGCAGACGGGGCTTTAAGCAAATTTGACGTGGCACTAGGTTTTGCTCCGAACGATACCGATGCACTGTTTCACATTGCGGAAGTCGCTACGGCCAACGACAACTTCGACAAAGCGGATCAAGCGCTGCAGAAGTGCTTCAAAGTGGACGACCGTAACCCGTTTTGCGGTTACCAGCGAATCGAGACGCTTACCTATGAGGGTCACTACGATCTCGCAATCAAGGAATACGCCCGACTGATCCAAGAGGGGTCGAAGTATCCTTGGCTAGATGCGGCGGTCGGCGATGCGGAGCTCGCAATGGGCGACACAGCAAGCGCACTGCGGCGCTTCAATGCGCTGGCAGTCTCCAGCCATACTCTTGCAAGCGCTGTCCACTTCAGAGCATCACAGGATGGAATTGCCACTGTCGATGCCTACCAAGGAAAGCGGAGCGATGCGCATGTACAGCTCAAGAGTGCACTGGAAACCGCAAGCTCTGGCTACTCCAAAGCAGCTTACTTTCTGCTGATGGCGAAGATAAACATCCTGTATGGGCACAAGGCTGAGGGAAAGGATGATCTGCTGAATGTCCCCTCATTGTCGCATTCAGGCGAACTTGCGATCTCCCTGGCCAGAACCTTCGCTATGGCGGATGACTTCGTTGCTGCGCGGACCGTCCTCCACGAACATAGCGAAGATGCAGCAACCCTGGGACAGTCGTTTCCTGCCGCCGAGCAGTTCGTTAACGGACTAGAGGCGCTTCAAAGACACGAAACCGAAGAGTCAGTCGCGCAACTAGCCAATTCCAATCGCATGGACTCAAGCCCCGAAACAGCATACTTTATGGCGCAAGCTGAGATGGAGCAGGGAGATTGGCAGGGGGCAAGTGATTCGTTGAATGATCTTCTCAGTGATCGAGGAGCGGTGATCATTGACGGCCCTGCTGCATTGATTCCGCTTGCTGAGTATGACTTGAGCATTTGTTATCGCAGGCTGGGAAGAGATGCTGATGCCGAAAGCCATTTGGCCTCGGTGCTGAGCATGTGGAACAAGGCCGACCCGGACATAAAAGCGAGAGTTATAAGTTCAAAGGGAGACCCAGCCGCATTCCACCATTGA
- a CDS encoding RNB domain-containing ribonuclease gives MSTHTFDLAASASAEMIREGFQPDFPSGSEQQVEDIRADGHAARSKANVHDLRLLLWSSIDNDTSRDLDQIEVAERVDVGIRVRVGIADVSASVLKDTPIDEYAAEQTQTVYTAVRNFPMLPKELSTDLTSLNENEDRAALVVEFVVDMQGAVGKTKIYLAAVRNKAQLEYSKVGPWLEGTGTGDPKVAASTDLQAQLKLQDEAAIALRAERVRQGALEFNRSEADPVVINGKVHEILTAEPNRATDLIEEFMIAVNGTMARTLREGHRSCIRRVVRSPKRWDRIVELAGRNGTQLPSQPDSGALNAFLKEKRTSDPVHYLDLALAVVKLMGPGEYVLTRSDETDPPGHFGLAAQDYAHSTAPNRRFADLVTQRVVKAMLDDEPPPYTDDELAGIAQRCNLQEAAARKVERAMEKRVAAVALAGSIGQTFHGVITGSGDKGVYVRVFHPPVEGKVIRGEQGLDVGDTVDVTLLYTDPQHAFIDFGRA, from the coding sequence ATGTCCACACACACTTTTGATCTTGCAGCATCTGCGTCGGCGGAGATGATCCGCGAGGGATTTCAGCCGGACTTTCCATCAGGAAGTGAGCAACAGGTCGAAGATATTCGCGCCGATGGCCATGCAGCGCGGTCTAAAGCCAATGTCCACGATCTGCGCCTGCTGCTTTGGTCCTCGATCGACAACGACACTTCGCGCGACCTCGATCAGATTGAGGTCGCCGAACGGGTTGACGTCGGCATTCGCGTTCGGGTGGGTATCGCGGATGTGTCCGCTTCGGTGCTCAAGGATACGCCGATTGACGAATATGCGGCGGAGCAGACGCAGACCGTCTACACGGCCGTGCGGAACTTTCCCATGCTGCCGAAAGAGCTCTCCACCGACCTGACTTCGTTAAACGAAAATGAAGATCGCGCGGCGTTGGTGGTGGAGTTTGTTGTGGATATGCAGGGCGCAGTGGGGAAGACCAAGATCTATCTCGCGGCAGTGCGCAACAAGGCACAGCTTGAGTACAGCAAGGTTGGCCCGTGGCTTGAGGGAACGGGAACAGGTGATCCGAAGGTTGCGGCGTCAACTGATTTACAGGCCCAGTTGAAACTGCAAGATGAGGCGGCAATTGCACTGCGTGCAGAGCGCGTGCGACAGGGAGCGCTCGAATTCAATCGGAGTGAGGCTGATCCGGTGGTGATTAATGGGAAGGTGCATGAGATTCTGACCGCCGAGCCTAACCGAGCGACAGACCTGATTGAAGAGTTCATGATTGCGGTGAATGGAACGATGGCACGGACATTGCGCGAGGGGCATCGCTCGTGCATTCGCCGCGTGGTTCGCTCTCCAAAACGGTGGGACCGCATTGTGGAGCTGGCGGGACGAAATGGAACGCAACTGCCGTCGCAGCCTGACTCCGGCGCGCTGAATGCTTTTCTGAAGGAGAAGCGGACAAGCGATCCGGTTCATTATCTGGATCTCGCTTTGGCAGTTGTGAAGCTGATGGGGCCGGGCGAATATGTATTGACCCGCAGCGATGAAACGGACCCGCCGGGGCACTTTGGGCTGGCGGCGCAGGATTATGCGCATTCGACCGCTCCGAACCGGCGATTTGCCGACCTTGTGACGCAGCGCGTGGTGAAGGCGATGCTCGATGACGAGCCTCCCCCATATACGGACGATGAACTAGCTGGGATTGCGCAGCGGTGCAATCTGCAGGAGGCGGCGGCGCGCAAGGTCGAGCGGGCGATGGAGAAGCGAGTGGCGGCAGTGGCGTTGGCCGGCAGCATTGGCCAGACCTTCCACGGCGTTATCACCGGCTCGGGCGACAAGGGAGTTTATGTTCGCGTCTTTCATCCACCGGTCGAAGGCAAGGTGATTCGCGGAGAGCAGGGACTGGACGTTGGCGACACCGTCGACGTGACGTTGCTCTATACCGACCCGCAGCATGCATTTATTGATTTTGGGCGCGCCTGA
- a CDS encoding GDP-L-fucose synthase: MNKDSRIYIAGHRGLVGSAIHRALTAQRHTNLILRTHAELDLLNTNAVNAFFAKEKPEFVFLAAAKVGGILANNIYPADFIRDNLIIQTNLIEASRINSVERLLFLGSSCIYPKFAPQPMPESCLLTGPLEPTNRPYALAKIVGIEMCWSYNRQYKTKYLAAMPTNLYGPGDNFDLANSHVLPALIRKTAEAVKTGAAEITVWGTGTPRRELLYSDDLAEACLFLMNLDETCYSSLLTDEAPPLINIGTGEDVTIRELAETVAQVLDFKGQLVFDATKPDGTPRKLMDVTRLHNLGWHHTTNLEQGIRRTWEAVRTQLS, translated from the coding sequence ATGAATAAGGACTCCCGCATCTATATCGCCGGCCACCGAGGACTTGTAGGGTCCGCTATCCATCGCGCACTCACGGCCCAGCGTCACACTAACCTTATTCTTCGGACCCACGCCGAACTGGATCTTCTCAACACTAATGCCGTCAATGCTTTTTTCGCCAAAGAGAAGCCTGAATTCGTCTTCCTCGCCGCGGCCAAGGTAGGCGGAATCCTGGCCAACAATATTTACCCTGCCGATTTCATCCGCGACAACCTCATTATCCAGACCAACCTCATCGAGGCCAGCCGAATTAATAGCGTAGAGCGTCTGCTCTTTCTTGGCTCCTCCTGCATCTATCCAAAATTCGCTCCCCAGCCCATGCCCGAGTCATGTCTCCTCACCGGGCCGCTAGAGCCCACCAACCGCCCTTACGCGCTGGCAAAAATTGTGGGCATTGAGATGTGCTGGAGTTATAACCGACAATATAAGACAAAGTACCTGGCCGCGATGCCGACCAACCTTTATGGCCCAGGCGATAACTTCGACTTGGCAAACTCGCACGTATTGCCTGCACTCATCCGCAAGACCGCCGAAGCCGTTAAAACGGGCGCTGCAGAAATTACTGTATGGGGTACCGGCACTCCGCGCCGCGAGTTATTGTATTCAGATGACTTAGCCGAAGCCTGTCTTTTTTTGATGAATCTGGATGAGACCTGCTATAGCTCTCTCCTTACCGACGAGGCTCCGCCACTGATCAATATAGGCACCGGTGAAGACGTCACCATTCGGGAGCTTGCAGAAACTGTGGCTCAAGTTCTCGATTTCAAGGGACAACTTGTGTTTGACGCCACCAAGCCTGATGGCACTCCTCGCAAGCTTATGGATGTGACCCGCCTGCACAATCTTGGCTGGCACCACACCACTAATCTCGAACAGGGAATCCGTCGCACCTGGGAAGCAGTCCGCACTCAACTCTCTTGA
- the gmd gene encoding GDP-mannose 4,6-dehydratase translates to MKKALITGVTGQDGAYLAEFLLAKGYEVHGIKRRSSLFNTARIDHIYEDPHNPSPHFILHYGDLTDSSSLIHIVQKVQPDEIYNLGAQSHVQVSFEQPEYTAEADALGPLRLLEAIRILGLEKKTKFYQASTSELYGLVQEIPQKETTPFYPRSPYAVAKMYAYWICVNYREAYGIFACNGILFNHESPLRGETFVTRKITRGLSRIKVGLQSQLFLGNLDSKRDWGHARDYVEMQWLMLQQEKPQDYVIATGQQYSVREFVQRCARLLELDLTWQGSGVDEKALDAKGNVVIAVDPRYFRPTEVETLLGDPSKAQRELGWTPRTPFDQLVKEMVGSDLKAAQRDALVRKHGFDAYNVRET, encoded by the coding sequence TTGAAGAAAGCCCTCATCACAGGAGTTACCGGACAAGACGGCGCTTATCTCGCTGAGTTCCTCCTCGCCAAAGGCTACGAAGTACATGGCATCAAGCGCCGTTCCTCCCTGTTCAACACCGCGCGTATCGATCACATCTACGAAGATCCGCACAATCCCTCGCCCCACTTCATCCTCCACTACGGCGATCTCACAGATAGCTCGTCCCTTATCCACATCGTCCAGAAAGTACAGCCAGACGAGATCTACAACCTCGGTGCGCAGTCGCACGTCCAGGTCTCGTTCGAACAGCCCGAGTACACAGCCGAGGCCGACGCCCTTGGTCCTCTGCGCCTGCTTGAGGCCATCCGCATTCTAGGCCTCGAAAAGAAGACGAAGTTCTATCAAGCCAGCACATCGGAGCTCTACGGTCTGGTTCAGGAGATTCCACAGAAGGAGACTACGCCCTTCTACCCACGCTCGCCCTATGCCGTGGCCAAGATGTACGCGTATTGGATCTGCGTGAACTACCGCGAGGCCTACGGCATCTTCGCCTGCAACGGCATCCTGTTCAATCACGAATCGCCACTGCGCGGCGAAACCTTCGTCACTCGCAAGATTACCCGCGGTCTCTCCCGCATCAAGGTTGGCCTACAATCGCAGCTGTTCTTGGGCAACCTCGACTCCAAACGCGACTGGGGACACGCCCGAGACTACGTCGAGATGCAGTGGCTCATGCTCCAGCAGGAAAAGCCGCAGGATTACGTCATTGCCACAGGCCAGCAGTACAGCGTACGCGAGTTTGTCCAGCGTTGTGCCAGACTTTTGGAACTAGACCTCACATGGCAGGGAAGCGGAGTAGACGAAAAAGCCCTCGACGCAAAGGGCAACGTAGTCATAGCGGTTGATCCTCGCTACTTCCGTCCCACCGAGGTCGAGACCCTGCTTGGCGACCCCAGCAAGGCACAGCGTGAATTAGGCTGGACCCCTCGCACCCCCTTCGACCAGCTCGTCAAAGAGATGGTCGGTTCTGACCTGAAGGCCGCCCAGCGCGACGCTCTGGTACGCAAACATGGCTTTGATGCCTACAACGTCCGCGAGACCTAG
- a CDS encoding bifunctional rhamnulose-1-phosphate aldolase/short-chain dehydrogenase: MTAKSDLRFLEDRWDDAVAAKLDGPELLRYRSNLLGSDLRITNFGGGNTSSKLDQVDPLDGKTKKILWVKGSGGDLGSIKRTGFATLYLDKLLALEKAYRGVEFEDEMVDMYPLCTFGNNPVAASIDTSLHGFLPFPHVDHLHPDWGIALAASANGKIKMEEFNKEFGHKLAWLPWQRPGFELGMMLKKIVEDTPGCDGVVLGGHGLFTWGNTQRESYLNTITIIDQLGQFIERHGALKGHEHFGGSKVKRREDRAEIALNIMPYLRGVVSRRQRWIGSYSDLPQVLNFVNSAQAEKLAHLGTSCPDHFIRTKIRPMFIKWNPAGNPAELKELVETALETYRAEYAEYYNKHALKDSPALRDASPTVVLVPGVGMFSFGKNKTESRITGEFYINAIGVMQGAGALGAGVECKDIPQAGPAASADQFSTYSNYVALPPSEAFRIEYWKLEEAKIRRQPAEKELSRRVALIVGGGSGIGREVALLAAERGAHIVIADRDVKGAEAVAEETKAIAGKEAVSWVSIDIRDRKAIKEALDATIRQFGGIDILVNTAALFPSSPDGVISDAQWALTLEVNVTANYLLTDEASKIFAEQGIDASVVLTSSANAVVAKRGSEAYDVSKAALSHLVRELAVTLSPKVRVNGISPATVVKGSTMFPRDRVIASLKKYKLPFDENDTDDGLRNELAKFYATRTLTHQPIDPKDCAQAILFLAGPLARCTTGHLIPVDGGLTEAYLR; the protein is encoded by the coding sequence ATGACGGCGAAGAGTGATCTGCGGTTTCTTGAGGATCGTTGGGATGATGCAGTGGCAGCGAAGCTGGATGGGCCGGAGCTGCTGCGATACCGGTCGAACCTACTGGGCTCGGACCTGCGCATCACGAACTTTGGCGGAGGAAACACCAGCTCGAAACTGGACCAGGTCGATCCACTGGATGGCAAGACGAAGAAGATTCTATGGGTGAAAGGAAGCGGAGGCGACCTCGGCAGCATCAAGCGGACGGGATTCGCGACCCTCTATCTCGATAAGCTGTTGGCGCTTGAGAAGGCCTATCGGGGTGTTGAGTTCGAAGACGAGATGGTGGATATGTATCCACTGTGCACGTTTGGGAATAACCCTGTGGCGGCTTCGATTGATACATCGTTACATGGCTTTCTGCCCTTTCCACATGTGGACCATCTGCATCCGGACTGGGGGATCGCGCTGGCGGCCTCGGCCAATGGCAAGATCAAGATGGAGGAGTTCAACAAGGAGTTTGGGCACAAGCTGGCCTGGCTGCCTTGGCAACGTCCCGGATTCGAATTGGGCATGATGCTGAAGAAGATTGTCGAAGACACGCCGGGCTGCGATGGTGTCGTGCTGGGTGGACACGGCCTGTTTACCTGGGGCAATACGCAGCGCGAGAGCTACCTGAATACGATTACGATCATCGACCAGCTTGGTCAATTTATCGAGCGACACGGTGCGTTGAAGGGGCATGAACATTTCGGTGGATCGAAAGTGAAGAGACGCGAAGACCGGGCGGAGATTGCCCTCAATATCATGCCGTATCTGCGTGGTGTGGTCTCGCGCAGGCAACGCTGGATTGGAAGCTACTCGGACCTGCCGCAGGTACTCAACTTTGTGAACTCGGCACAGGCGGAGAAGCTGGCCCACTTGGGAACGAGCTGCCCGGACCACTTTATCCGCACCAAGATCCGTCCAATGTTCATCAAGTGGAACCCTGCAGGAAATCCCGCTGAATTGAAGGAGTTGGTGGAGACCGCGCTTGAGACCTATCGCGCCGAGTATGCGGAGTATTACAACAAACATGCTCTGAAAGATTCCCCCGCGTTGCGCGATGCCAGTCCGACAGTAGTGCTGGTGCCGGGAGTAGGCATGTTCAGCTTCGGCAAGAACAAGACTGAGTCGCGCATTACCGGGGAGTTCTACATCAATGCAATCGGCGTGATGCAGGGTGCAGGAGCGCTGGGGGCAGGCGTGGAATGCAAGGACATTCCCCAGGCAGGACCGGCAGCCTCAGCCGACCAGTTCTCGACCTACTCGAATTACGTCGCGCTGCCGCCGAGCGAAGCATTCCGCATTGAGTATTGGAAGCTCGAAGAGGCGAAGATTCGCCGTCAGCCTGCTGAGAAGGAACTAAGTCGCCGCGTAGCCCTCATCGTCGGCGGGGGCAGTGGCATTGGACGTGAAGTTGCTTTGCTCGCTGCAGAGCGTGGTGCGCATATCGTAATTGCTGACCGTGATGTCAAGGGCGCTGAGGCAGTCGCTGAAGAGACGAAAGCGATCGCGGGTAAAGAAGCTGTGAGTTGGGTGAGCATCGATATCCGCGATCGCAAGGCCATTAAAGAGGCCCTGGATGCGACGATCAGGCAATTCGGTGGTATCGATATCCTCGTCAATACGGCAGCTCTATTTCCTTCGTCCCCTGATGGGGTCATCAGCGACGCTCAGTGGGCGCTGACGCTCGAGGTCAACGTAACGGCAAATTATCTACTGACGGATGAGGCTTCAAAGATCTTCGCGGAGCAGGGAATCGATGCCAGCGTGGTGCTGACGAGCTCAGCCAATGCAGTCGTTGCCAAGCGAGGCAGCGAGGCTTATGACGTCAGCAAGGCGGCGTTGAGTCATCTCGTCCGGGAGCTTGCAGTCACGCTCTCGCCAAAGGTGCGCGTGAACGGAATCTCTCCGGCCACTGTGGTGAAGGGCTCGACCATGTTTCCGCGCGACCGGGTGATCGCATCGCTCAAAAAGTACAAGCTGCCGTTCGACGAAAATGATACAGATGACGGCCTGCGCAACGAGCTGGCGAAGTTCTATGCGACACGCACTCTTACACACCAGCCGATTGATCCAAAGGACTGCGCACAGGCGATCCTGTTCCTAGCCGGACCGCTGGCCCGCTGCACGACTGGCCACCTTATCCCTGTCGACGGAGGCTTGACCGAGGCCTATCTGCGATGA